A genomic stretch from Clostridia bacterium includes:
- the rsxA gene encoding electron transport complex subunit RsxA → MRLGLIIISAIFINNFVLSRFLGICPFLGVSKKVETAVGMSLAVTFVMGLASVICWMVQYFILIPLGIGYMQTIAFILVIAGLVQFVEMVIKKTSPTLYQALGVYLPLITTNCAVLGVAILNIQSNYNLIETLVNGVGGGLSFTLAIVLFAGVRERLEFAPTPKALDGFPIAMLAASLFSIAFLGFSGLFSGLL, encoded by the coding sequence ATGAGACTGGGATTAATAATAATTAGTGCAATATTTATAAATAACTTTGTCCTCTCCAGGTTCTTGGGTATTTGCCCGTTCTTGGGAGTGTCAAAGAAGGTAGAGACTGCAGTAGGAATGAGCTTGGCAGTTACTTTCGTTATGGGTCTTGCATCTGTAATATGCTGGATGGTTCAGTACTTTATTCTTATTCCTCTTGGGATAGGATATATGCAAACCATCGCCTTTATATTGGTTATTGCAGGACTTGTTCAGTTTGTTGAAATGGTTATTAAAAAGACAAGTCCTACACTATATCAGGCACTTGGTGTGTATCTGCCTCTTATTACTACCAACTGCGCAGTGCTAGGGGTTGCTATATTAAATATTCAGAGTAATTACAATCTTATCGAAACCCTTGTAAACGGAGTAGGCGGGGGTCTGAGCTTCACACTTGCAATAGTACTCTTTGCAGGAGTGAGAGAGAGACTTGAGTTTGCACCCACTCCAAAAGCCTTGGACGGATTCCCGATAGCAATGTTGGCAGCCAGCCTGTTTTCCATTGCTTTCCTTGGATTCAGCGGCTTATTTAGTGGATTGCTGTAG
- a CDS encoding Fe-S cluster domain-containing protein → MNNIIWPVIVLGGIAVFFGIVLAYASKKFAVEVDPRVTEVREVLPGANCGGCGYAGCDALAEAIARGDAAITTCPVGGAELAAKLSVIMGVEAGSMEREVARVICCGDKNNAKEKYEYQGIEDCKAAEMLAGGSKSCRYGCTGLGTCVRECPFDAIHVVNGAAVVDEEKCTACKKCIAVCPKGIIELVPVSNKVRVLCKNLDKGKSTMDVCKIGCIACQKCVKACKFDAIKVENNVAKIDYSKCVNCMMCAEVCPTKTIYANFADRKKAFISDDKCIGCAICKKHCNFEAIEGELKSKHKVLDDKCVGCSQCSVKCPKDAIEMK, encoded by the coding sequence ATTAATAATATAATCTGGCCTGTCATAGTCTTGGGGGGAATCGCAGTTTTCTTCGGTATTGTACTTGCGTATGCATCAAAGAAATTTGCTGTTGAAGTTGACCCTAGGGTTACAGAAGTCAGAGAAGTTTTACCTGGTGCTAACTGCGGCGGATGCGGCTATGCTGGCTGCGATGCTCTAGCAGAGGCCATCGCAAGAGGCGATGCAGCAATTACAACTTGTCCTGTAGGAGGAGCTGAGCTTGCGGCAAAACTTTCTGTGATTATGGGTGTAGAAGCAGGCAGCATGGAACGCGAAGTAGCAAGAGTAATTTGCTGCGGAGATAAGAATAATGCTAAAGAAAAATATGAATATCAGGGCATAGAGGACTGCAAGGCAGCCGAAATGCTCGCAGGTGGATCCAAGAGCTGCCGTTACGGCTGTACTGGACTTGGCACCTGTGTTAGAGAATGTCCATTTGATGCTATTCACGTAGTCAATGGCGCTGCTGTTGTAGATGAAGAAAAATGTACTGCCTGCAAAAAGTGCATAGCAGTATGTCCTAAGGGAATAATCGAACTGGTTCCAGTATCAAATAAGGTAAGAGTGCTTTGCAAGAATCTGGATAAAGGCAAATCTACAATGGATGTTTGCAAGATCGGTTGTATAGCTTGCCAGAAATGCGTAAAAGCATGCAAATTTGATGCAATCAAGGTTGAGAACAATGTAGCGAAGATAGACTACAGCAAATGCGTCAACTGTATGATGTGCGCGGAAGTGTGTCCTACAAAGACCATATACGCAAATTTTGCAGATAGAAAGAAAGCTTTCATTAGTGATGATAAGTGCATAGGCTGCGCAATTTGTAAAAAGCATTGCAACTTCGAAGCAATTGAAGGCGAGCTTAAAAGCAAGCATAAGGTACTGGACGACAAATGTGTCGGCTGCAGTCAATGCTCAGTTAAGTGCCCTAAAGATGCTATTGAAATGAAATAG